A single region of the Brachypodium distachyon strain Bd21 chromosome 3, Brachypodium_distachyon_v3.0, whole genome shotgun sequence genome encodes:
- the LOC100828919 gene encoding WD repeat domain-containing protein 83, translated as MSSSATAAAHQLPRSESRTLSGHEGAVLAVRFNNDGNYCLSCGKDRTLRLWNPHTGAHVKTYKSHAREVRDVNSSSDNAKLVSCGADRQIFYWDVASGRVIRKFRGHNSEVNSVKFNEYNTVVVSAGYDRTARAFDCRSHNSDPIQTIDTFQDSVMSVNVTNTEIIAGSVDGTVRTFDIRMGRETVDNLGHPVNCISLSNDRNCLLANCLDSTVRLLDKTSGEMLQEYKGHICKSFKMDCCLTNDDAFVVGGSEDGFVYFWELVDAPIVASFRAHSSVVTSISYHPTKNCMLTSSVDGTVRVWT; from the exons ATGTCttcgtcggcgacggcggcggcgcatcaGCTGCCAAGGTCGGAATCGCGGACGCTATCGGGACACGAGGGCGCGGTGTTGGCCGTACGCTTTAACAATGATGGTAACTACTGCCTGAGCTGCGGCAAGGATCGCACCCTCCGCCTCTGGAACCCCCACACCGGCGCCCACGTCAAGACCTACAAGTCCCACGCCCGTGAGGTCCGCGACGTCAACTCATCCTC GGACAACGCGAAGCTGGTGTCGTGCGGGGCGGACAGGCAGATCTTCTACTGGGACGTCGCCTCCGGCCGCGTCATCCGCAAGTTCCGCGGCCACAACAGCGAG GTCAATTCAGTGAAGTTTAATGAGTACAACACAGTTGTCGTGTCAGCTGGTTATGACCGTACGGCTCGTGCATTTGACTGCAGGTCACACAACAGTGATCCAATTCAG ACAATTGATACTTTTCAAGATAGTGTAATGTCAGTCAATGTAACCAACACCGAAATAATTGCTGGCAGTGTTGATGGTACTGTTCGAACATTTGACATCCGTATGGGTAG GGAGACTGTTGACAACCTGGGCCATCCTGTAAACTGTATATCTTTGTCAAATGACCGCAATTGCTTGTTGGCTAACTGTTTAGATTCTACTGTGAGGCTTCTTGACAA GACCTCTGGAGAAATGTTACAAGAGTACAAGGGGCATATATGCAAG TCCTTCAAGATGGATTGTTGCCTGACCAATGACGATGCATTTGTTGTCGGTGGATCCGAAGACGGGTTCGTTTACTTCTGGGAGTTAGTTGATGCACCCATCGTTGCGAGCTTCCGAGCACATAGCTCTGTG gtCACCAGCATCAGTTATCACCCAACAAAAAACTGCATGTTGACATCATCTGTTGATGGCACTGTTCGTGTTTGGACCTGA
- the LOC100829217 gene encoding nicotianamine synthase-like 5 protein, which yields MEAQNKKEAAALVRKIAGIHAAISKLPSLSPSPAADALFTALVAACVAAPRGPAADAALQAVLGAKPKARRMRDELARLCSDAEACLEARCSDALAALDAPLDHLRLFPYYDNYARLSELEHALLSRHAPDHCLAATRVAFLGSGSLPLSSLLLASRHMGMAVDSYDRCGAANDRARRLLARAKDEDGVGVAARMSFRTAQVEDLTAQELAAYGVVFLAAAPVGRAEDKARLIARLGARMAPGAALVVRSALGARGFLCPVVEPADVRRGGFQVLAVHHPGDDDEMIVNSVIVARKVADGGCLELAPVVSNPTCSCCCEVEASCSGKRGRRLPPPTSCHLDAMDEIRRRAW from the coding sequence ATGGAGGCCCAGAACAAAAAGGAGGCGGCCGCTCTGGTGCGGAAGATCGCGGGGATCCACGCTGCCATCTCGAAGCTGCCGTCGCTGAGCCCGTCCCCCGCGGCCGACGCGCTCTTCACCGCCCTCGTGGCCGCGTGCGTGGCGGCGCCGAGgggccccgccgccgacgcggccCTGCAGGCCGTGCTGGGCGCGAAGCCCAAGGCCCGGAGGATGCGGGACGAGCTGGCCCGCCTCTGCTCCGACGCCGAGGCCTGCCTCGAGGCGCGCTGCTCcgacgcgctcgccgccctcgACGCCCCTCTCGACCACCTCAGGCTCTTCCCGTACTACGACAACTACGCCAGGCTGAGCGAGCTGGAGCACGCGCTGCTGTCCCGCCACGCGCCGGACCACTGCCTCGCCGCGACGCGGGTCGCGTTCCTCGGGTCGGGCTCGCTGCCGCTCAGCTCGCTCCTGCTCGCCTCGCGCCACATGGGTATGGCCGTCGACAGCTACGACCGGTGCGGCGCGGCCAACGACCGCGCCCGGAGGCTCCTGGCTCGCGCCAAGGATGAGGATGGCGTTGGCGTGGCCGCGCGCATGTCGTTCCGCACGGCCCAAGTCGAGGACCTGACGGCCCAGGAGCTCGCCGCGTATGGCGTGGTcttcctggcggcggcgcccgtggGCCGCGCGGAGGACAAGGCCCGTTTGATCGCGCGCCTCGGCGCGCGCATGGCGCCCGGCGCGGCGCTCGTCGTGCGGAGCGCGCTCGGGGCGCGCGGGTTCCTGTGCCCAGTGGTGGAGCCCGCGGACGTCCGGCGGGGCGGGTTCCAGGTGCTGGCCGTGCACCAcccgggcgacgacgacgagatgATCGTCAACTCCGTCATTGTGGCACGTAAGGTAGCGGACGGTGGATGCCTCGAGCTCGCGCCGGTGGTGTCGAACCCGACGTGCTCGTGCTGCTGCGAGGTGGAGGCGTCGTGCTCTGGGAAAAGAGGCAGGagactgccgccgccgacgagctgTCACCTTGACGCGATGGACGAAATCCGGAGGCGCGCATGGTGA